The proteins below come from a single Gimesia alba genomic window:
- a CDS encoding tetratricopeptide repeat protein, which produces MPVFLITATDKTGNRETHRVEAETAQEACEKHESLGFTDIVLHDDDVFAVTNALFPPNADVEKSFTPAELVEMRYLSKFDNFLFLVKKNFRQYQWSLLLMTILVLFRWGERSGLKYFDYVLIGISIIACFCASYLSPAIKYKKMIDACFWGRWQETLDRIPGLRGIVPEYELSMREACALAGLGRSEEGLALMQPFLDSPEIPRWMYFERLADLFEVGKQFPQVIECLRLAYEEAPENPTVKIDYAYAILKYGSDSDIELATQLLESTKQQHLSDLVELFWYHYYGFLELSRGQYREAEAHFLVCQNGMIPLAADEPALQLTIDICRAYQAIATAELGETEKAEALYQQALPRLQALEEKRIMDRYAAAIA; this is translated from the coding sequence ATGCCAGTTTTTCTAATCACCGCAACCGATAAAACTGGCAATCGCGAAACTCATCGCGTCGAAGCGGAAACCGCACAGGAAGCCTGTGAGAAACATGAGTCTCTGGGGTTCACGGACATCGTCCTGCACGACGATGATGTCTTTGCTGTTACGAATGCCCTGTTTCCCCCGAATGCTGATGTGGAAAAAAGTTTCACACCAGCAGAACTGGTCGAAATGCGGTATCTTTCAAAATTCGACAATTTTCTCTTTCTGGTGAAAAAGAATTTTCGTCAATATCAGTGGTCGCTCCTCTTGATGACGATTCTGGTGCTTTTCAGGTGGGGAGAAAGATCAGGGCTGAAATACTTTGACTATGTTCTAATTGGAATCTCAATTATTGCCTGTTTCTGTGCGAGTTATTTATCACCAGCAATCAAATACAAAAAGATGATTGATGCTTGTTTCTGGGGGCGTTGGCAAGAGACGCTTGATCGCATTCCCGGACTAAGAGGCATCGTGCCGGAGTATGAACTTTCAATGCGTGAAGCATGTGCATTGGCTGGTTTAGGGAGAAGTGAGGAAGGGCTGGCATTGATGCAACCCTTCTTAGATTCCCCCGAAATACCTCGTTGGATGTATTTCGAACGATTAGCCGATTTATTTGAGGTCGGGAAACAATTTCCACAGGTCATCGAATGCTTGCGTCTTGCCTATGAAGAAGCACCAGAGAACCCGACCGTAAAAATCGACTATGCTTACGCGATTCTCAAGTATGGTTCAGATTCAGATATCGAGTTGGCAACTCAGTTGCTTGAGAGTACAAAACAGCAACATTTGAGTGATCTGGTGGAACTGTTCTGGTATCACTATTATGGCTTCCTCGAATTATCCCGGGGGCAGTATCGAGAAGCAGAAGCCCATTTTCTCGTCTGTCAAAACGGTATGATCCCTTTGGCAGCAGACGAGCCTGCGCTGCAGCTAACAATCGATATTTGCAGAGCCTATCAGGCAATCGCAACTGCCGAACTTGGCGAAACAGAAAAAGCCGAAGCCCTCTACCAACAGGCTTTACCACGCTTGCAGGCACTCGAGGAAAAACGCATCATGGATCGTTACGCAGCCGCTATTGCCTAG